GACCATCTCTTGAGCGACCGATGCTCAGCAGGCTCAAGAACAAGTGGGTGTACGCGGGGGCAGCGGTGTTGATTATCGGTGCGGGCACCCCAATTGCGATGCAGCGGCTCAATGCTACGAAGCCAACTGCCACGACGATGATTTACACGGTCGGGTACGGAAATATGGTTCAAACCATCAGTACTTCTGGAACGCTTCAGCCGGCTTCGACGGCTGACCTGAGCTTTGCAGATGCATCCGCCAAAGTGACGAAGATTGACGTCAAAATAGGCCAGGCGGTAACAGCAGGGCAGGTACTGGCCCAGGAAAATGATGCCGCGACGAAAGCAGCACTATATGCAGCGGAGTCTGCCGTTGCACAAGCCAAAGCCGGTCTGGCCTCCGCTCAGGCAAACTTGGTAAAAGTCGAAGGCGGAAAAAGCACGACAATTATTGCGGCCGACCAGAGGGCTGTACTCAGAGCAGAACTGGCTTTGAAAGCTGCTCAACAGTCGTATCAAAACCAATTGGCTGCCTCGCAAAATACCGCGGCAAATCAGCAGAAGCTGTTGATAGCGCAGACGACGCTGCAAAATGACCAGCAGGCGGCGAATGACACTTCGGGTGTGGATATTGCAAAATCCCAATTGGCACTCGATGAACAGGTTCTCGCCTCCGAAGAAGATACCCAGAAGACACTTCAGGGTATGTACGGTTCGATTACACCGGCTCAGATTCAAGCGGCATATCAACAATACCAACAGACCGTAAATCCACAGCAGGTATTGACCGCACAGCAGCAGGCACTTGGCGCACAACAACAAGCGTATTACACCAACTTAAGTCAGGGATATGCAGCGCTGCAAGCTGCGACACAGGGGGTTGCGCAGGATAGGCTAACAGTGCAGAAAGACCAACAAAGTATCACCGCAGCCGAAACTGCTCAAACCCGTGCAGAGCAGAAAGTAGCCATTGATGAGCAAAACCTGCAATTGTTGCAGCAACAGGGGAGTAACACGAGTGCAGTACAGGCGTCGCTCGCAAGTGCACAGTTGCAGATTCAGATGGACCAGATAGCCCTGCAAAGTGCACAAGACCAACTGCAGCAAGACCAGATGCCACCTGACAGCGCAAGCGTTGCGAGTGCACAGGCAAGTGTTCAAGCCGCACAGGCCAACCTGTTGTCGACGGAAAATGCATTACAGGCTGCGCAGTCAGCCGAGAACCAGACCAAGCTGGTTGCACCCGTGAATGGAGTGGTATCGCAGATTAACGGTGCCGTTGGACAACCGGCCAGCAGCGCAAATGCTGCGGGGGCGAGCGGAGCTTTCATCGCCATCGTCGATACAAACACGAACGACCTACAGGTTCCAGTTCAACTCAACCAGTCGCAAGTAGGCCAAGTTAAGTCCGGCGATGTTGCGACCATCACCGTTCCTGCTTCGCCGGGCGTGACCTACAAAGGCACCATCACTCAGGTATCTCCGACTCCTGTCACTACCCAAAGCGGATCGGGCTACTCGGCAATGGCCCTAGTACAAAACACCAATGGGACGTTGAAGGTTGGGATGTTGGCGAACGTGTCCATCCAGACTGCTGACCAGTCGCACGTGGTGACGGTTCCGGCCATTGCCCTACAACAAGTTGGTGGTCAGGAGGGTGTCTACGTGATGAATGCCGCATCGTCTGGCTCTGCGGGCACTGCATCCGGCCAACTGGGGGCCTATGCGGGGCCGTTTACCGG
The Alicyclobacillus curvatus genome window above contains:
- a CDS encoding HlyD family efflux transporter periplasmic adaptor subunit, with translation MATRVEYGPSLERPMLSRLKNKWVYAGAAVLIIGAGTPIAMQRLNATKPTATTMIYTVGYGNMVQTISTSGTLQPASTADLSFADASAKVTKIDVKIGQAVTAGQVLAQENDAATKAALYAAESAVAQAKAGLASAQANLVKVEGGKSTTIIAADQRAVLRAELALKAAQQSYQNQLAASQNTAANQQKLLIAQTTLQNDQQAANDTSGVDIAKSQLALDEQVLASEEDTQKTLQGMYGSITPAQIQAAYQQYQQTVNPQQVLTAQQQALGAQQQAYYTNLSQGYAALQAATQGVAQDRLTVQKDQQSITAAETAQTRAEQKVAIDEQNLQLLQQQGSNTSAVQASLASAQLQIQMDQIALQSAQDQLQQDQMPPDSASVASAQASVQAAQANLLSTENALQAAQSAENQTKLVAPVNGVVSQINGAVGQPASSANAAGASGAFIAIVDTNTNDLQVPVQLNQSQVGQVKSGDVATITVPASPGVTYKGTITQVSPTPVTTQSGSGYSAMALVQNTNGTLKVGMLANVSIQTADQSHVVTVPAIALQQVGGQEGVYVMNAASSGSAGTASGQLGAYAGPFTGGSLSQPNKLPSNVHFQPIEATGLGTGNVKVTSGLAPGQKILVQVPASGIPASASSTSGSTGLTGN